A region of the Vigna unguiculata cultivar IT97K-499-35 chromosome 9, ASM411807v1, whole genome shotgun sequence genome:
ataatattattaaaaatattatcattagTATTATTTGTAAGAACCGATTCAAGACCCACCAGGTAAAATGATTTACTTTAGATCTAGTagtttctataaaaatatactttttattaaattaattataattataaaattatatttaaaaataaaatatagactattaatttttacaataaattatttttttcattaaaaaattcttaatttgatgttttctttaaatttttcaaaattataatatattttcacataaattattttacaatatatattttttgttttagaattCTTAAACCATTCCGAATACGAtattagtattttctttttttaatgttagGTGGCAAAATCTGAAGTCACCACCCACTTCATTATTTGAAGAGATGTGACTTGTGTTGATTATCAGATTTGAAAATAATGCTGTCACTGTCATAAAATTTCATTACAAACTAAACTGTCACAAGCACTGAACTGCTCCAATTGAATGGAGACAGATTAAAGCATAAAAACGTAATCTATGAAGTGAAGGTTGCAAAAATCttcttataataaatatgattatagATTGCAGGCATGAATCACTACCGAGACTTGGATAACGATGAAAAAAAGTTGAACTTTGTTTAATTGAAGTATCACCAAATCCACTACATGCTTTACATCCAAATCCACTAATGCAAAAACTATCAAACTTTGAGTCTCCTGTGGCTGCCACTACCAAAATTTCCTTACACATGAATGAAGAAATGAAGCTGTACAAATAATGTGCTGGTAGGAACATGCAATAATGCAAATATCTAAGGGATGAAAAAATGAATAATCCTCACAACCGTCTTATTGGAAAGAATGTGGCCTAATCTTTGATGGAAAATGGCCAttcactttttcatcaacatcaAGCAAAAGGGCACTTAAGAATATGAATCTTGTTGTATTGAGAAAGGTTCATCACAGCACTGCAGTTTTTCCACTGATACTCAGAAAACAGGAGGAAGAAGAATCGTATGAGGGGTTTCCAAGTTCAGGACAAGGTTCTGGGAGCACTGAGTCTGAAAAACCAGACACATTTGAGCATTCCCAAGTCATGGTAGAAACAGAATCTGTTGACAAGGTTATGTTGGAGAGGCATATGTTTGTGAAAGGAGATTCCTCAATTCCTGCAAAGTTTCCAGCAATGGTAATGTTTGTACCTGTGACATCCCTCAATGTAATGTGATCCAAAAGTGGGAGTGCATTTGGATCAAAATTGTCATCAGGATGAGAACCACAATTACCAGTGGCAGCAATTGCTGTgtgcacattctccatttctATGTCTGATATAACAATATCTTTCATATAACCACCTCTTCCTCTGGTGGTTCTAAACTCAATGCCACTGTTTGAGTTCAAAACATGAGCATGCTCCACTACAACATCTGAAATGCCACCAGACATGTCACTGCCAAATGCAAGAGCAGAGCCAGAAAATGCATGAAGATGCACCCTTCTGATGTGCACTTTCTCAGTTGGCCTGCCATAGGCAATGCCATACTCATCCCAGCCACTTTTCAGAGAAATTGCATCAAATCCCATGCCAACAATACAATCTTCTATACACACATGTTCAGAAGAATCTGAAAACAGGTAGTGCACAAAGGTTACCAAAGTTTGGTAAACTAATGATATTTTAGAAGCAATGTCATTTTCACAACAAgcaccaacatgtttgttaCAAACCTGGCACTATACCAACAGTGTAAGGGGATTCTGGAGGAGCAGAGATTGAAACATTTTGAATATGTACATGGCTGCATCAAATTACACACAACTAAATCAACACttctttcatttgaaaaattgaagaacagaacatatataatatatatatatatacctgcAATAGACTGGGTGTATGCTATAAGCTGGGGCATTCAAGAATGTAAGATTTGAAACCACCACATTATCAGATGCCACAATTTCAACCAGATGAGGCCTGCTATGGTTCAAGGAATGGGAGCTATACCACTCCCACCAAACCATTCCCATGCCGTCAATGGTTCCATTATTACCTGATGAATCACACCAAGACATGAAAATTCACTCAAGAAACAAACCAATGAAATCTTGCTGGAAAGAAACAGAATATTGGGAGATGACAGAACCTGTTACAACCACATCATGTAACATGTATCCATTTATCAAGCTCTGATATCTTCCCCCAGGAACTTCAAGTCCTCGGCCATAAGAAGGCAAGGGTTCAAT
Encoded here:
- the LOC114164572 gene encoding probable polygalacturonase yields the protein MFVALLLLVALSNAVRVSGDGGQCGSNPTLDPRPHSVSILEFGAVGDGRTLNTIAFQNAIFYLKSFADKGGAQLYVPPGKWLTGSFNLTSHLTLFLEKGAVIIGSQDPSHWDVIEPLPSYGRGLEVPGGRYQSLINGYMLHDVVVTGNNGTIDGMGMVWWEWYSSHSLNHSRPHLVEIVASDNVVVSNLTFLNAPAYSIHPVYCSHVHIQNVSISAPPESPYTVGIVPDSSEHVCIEDCIVGMGFDAISLKSGWDEYGIAYGRPTEKVHIRRVHLHAFSGSALAFGSDMSGGISDVVVEHAHVLNSNSGIEFRTTRGRGGYMKDIVISDIEMENVHTAIAATGNCGSHPDDNFDPNALPLLDHITLRDVTGTNITIAGNFAGIEESPFTNICLSNITLSTDSVSTMTWECSNVSGFSDSVLPEPCPELGNPSYDSSSSCFLSISGKTAVL